One Candidatus Desulfatibia profunda DNA window includes the following coding sequences:
- a CDS encoding pyruvate ferredoxin oxidoreductase: protein MKPIAEELDKIEKKDLFGSGHRACGGCGQALAARLVADAAGENTIACVATGCLEVFSSPYPDPAWRIPFLHSLFENASAVASGVEAAYKALKKGPVNIIAQGGDGSTADIGFQSISGMFERGHNVLYVCYDNEAYMNTGVQRSSFTPLGARTSTTPMGNRTRKKNMPLIAADHGIPYVATATVDDFRDLQRKVKFALSIEGPKYIHVLAPCPLGWGHHGELTVQVCRLAKDTGLFPIYEVINGKISNVRKIPVKVPVQEYLKVQGRFSHLFKKGAPPEIIAEIQAIANHTIERFNL from the coding sequence ATGAAACCAATAGCCGAAGAACTCGATAAAATCGAAAAAAAAGACCTGTTTGGCAGCGGGCATCGGGCCTGCGGCGGCTGCGGCCAGGCCCTGGCCGCCCGTCTGGTAGCAGATGCTGCCGGAGAAAATACGATTGCCTGCGTTGCCACCGGCTGCCTGGAAGTGTTCAGCTCACCCTATCCGGATCCGGCCTGGCGCATTCCTTTTTTACACAGCCTTTTTGAAAACGCCTCGGCCGTTGCTTCCGGCGTGGAAGCTGCTTATAAGGCGCTCAAAAAAGGGCCGGTCAACATCATCGCCCAGGGCGGCGACGGCAGTACCGCCGATATCGGTTTTCAGAGCATCAGCGGTATGTTTGAGCGCGGGCACAATGTCCTTTATGTCTGCTACGATAATGAAGCCTATATGAATACCGGTGTTCAACGTTCAAGCTTTACCCCTCTGGGTGCCAGGACGTCCACAACACCCATGGGAAATAGAACCCGCAAGAAAAACATGCCGTTGATTGCCGCTGATCATGGTATTCCCTATGTGGCCACCGCCACGGTCGATGATTTCAGAGACTTGCAGCGCAAGGTAAAATTCGCCCTTTCCATCGAGGGGCCCAAATACATTCATGTCCTGGCTCCCTGCCCGCTGGGCTGGGGCCATCACGGAGAGCTTACCGTGCAGGTCTGCCGGCTGGCCAAAGATACGGGCCTGTTTCCGATATATGAAGTCATTAACGGCAAGATATCCAATGTCCGCAAAATTCCGGTCAAAGTTCCGGTGCAAGAGTACCTGAAAGTGCAGGGTCGCTTCAGTCATCTGTTTAAAAAAGGTGCGCCGCCGGAAATCATCGCCGAAATTCAAGCAATCGCCAACCATACTATAGAGAGGTTTAATTTATAA